In uncultured Cohaesibacter sp., a genomic segment contains:
- a CDS encoding sugar-binding transcriptional regulator encodes MYQNDPRLWAAWLYYHDELNQNQIAALLGVSRASVVNYLQEARANHYIKISVRSDLLTSIKLAEKLKETFGLRECMVIPDDGGLLTPTQRIGKAGASFLEGALAPDDVVGVAWGRTIQALANNLTEQYLSNMCVVQVVGSQRSTSDGFSSEECVSLISLKLHAKAANLHAPAALSNRELRDALLRETIIQEQFARIRSCNKILFGVCSIKDNSLVFASGLTSVEESKYYISKGAVGVIAGRFYDADGIWIQGPLDDRLVGITLDEVRQIPTRIAVAGGTDKTASMLGALRGNYINMLITDEQTALRILERV; translated from the coding sequence ATGTATCAGAACGACCCCAGACTCTGGGCTGCATGGCTTTACTACCACGATGAACTGAACCAGAATCAGATCGCCGCGCTATTAGGTGTGTCCCGAGCCTCCGTTGTCAATTACCTACAAGAAGCACGTGCAAACCACTACATAAAGATCTCCGTACGCAGTGACCTGCTGACCAGCATCAAGCTGGCAGAGAAGCTCAAGGAGACATTCGGCCTCAGGGAGTGCATGGTCATTCCGGATGATGGCGGATTGCTCACCCCAACCCAGCGGATCGGCAAGGCCGGAGCCAGTTTTCTTGAAGGAGCCCTGGCCCCCGATGATGTCGTGGGGGTTGCCTGGGGGCGCACCATTCAGGCGCTCGCCAACAATCTGACAGAACAGTACCTTTCGAACATGTGTGTGGTTCAGGTGGTGGGAAGCCAGCGAAGCACATCCGACGGCTTCAGCTCCGAAGAGTGCGTTTCGCTCATTTCGTTGAAATTGCATGCAAAAGCCGCCAATCTTCATGCGCCTGCGGCCCTGAGCAACAGGGAGTTGCGCGATGCCCTTCTCCGCGAAACCATCATTCAGGAACAGTTCGCACGCATCCGCTCCTGCAACAAGATCCTGTTCGGCGTCTGCTCGATCAAGGATAACAGCCTCGTGTTCGCCAGCGGACTGACCAGTGTCGAAGAGAGCAAATACTACATTTCCAAGGGAGCAGTCGGTGTCATCGCCGGTCGCTTCTATGATGCGGACGGCATCTGGATTCAGGGACCGCTTGACGATCGGCTGGTCGGCATAACCCTCGACGAGGTCAGACAGATCCCGACCCGTATCGCGGTTGCTGGCGGCACCGACAAGACTGCTTCGATGCTGGGGGCGTTGCGGGGCAATTACATCAACATGTTGATCACAGACGAACAGACTGCACTCCGCATATTGGAGCGGGTGTAG
- a CDS encoding LysR family transcriptional regulator, with amino-acid sequence MVVVEQKSITKAADFLGLKQPTVSAALKRLEEITGHKLIVRKPNQFRVTRSGDVLYYECSTIFGSVSQLPSLLDRGEDELRGHITLVVASHVVCPQFDDVLAEYARLHDKVTFSIAVADSEEIVGRVGQNRASFGVCLVNKPLSALTAEIMYREFFALYCGPSHRLFGKKDIDVAELIGEPSVSFQTEVEGGALEPVANLRARVQAATRWHGVSSNLVEVRRMIIANIGIGALPIHVARREVERGMLFQLPPYEGLPVVDVHLVSNPKRRFSEAEVEFLRLCREKIFTLPLSERTFG; translated from the coding sequence ATGGTTGTCGTTGAACAGAAAAGCATTACCAAGGCTGCTGATTTTCTGGGGTTGAAGCAACCGACGGTCAGTGCGGCGCTCAAGCGGCTCGAGGAAATAACAGGGCATAAGCTCATTGTCCGCAAGCCGAACCAGTTCCGTGTCACCCGCTCGGGCGATGTCCTCTATTATGAGTGCTCGACCATCTTTGGCAGTGTGTCGCAACTGCCTTCTTTGCTGGACCGCGGGGAAGATGAGCTGCGCGGCCACATCACGCTCGTTGTGGCCAGCCATGTGGTCTGTCCGCAGTTTGATGATGTTCTTGCCGAGTATGCCCGGCTGCACGACAAGGTGACCTTCTCCATTGCGGTGGCTGATAGTGAGGAGATCGTCGGGCGCGTCGGGCAGAACCGGGCCAGTTTTGGTGTCTGCCTGGTCAACAAGCCGCTCAGCGCTCTTACGGCAGAGATCATGTACCGGGAGTTCTTTGCACTCTATTGTGGGCCGAGCCACAGGCTTTTCGGCAAGAAGGACATTGATGTGGCTGAGTTGATTGGCGAGCCGAGCGTGTCGTTCCAGACCGAAGTGGAAGGCGGTGCGCTGGAGCCGGTTGCCAATCTCAGGGCCCGTGTTCAGGCGGCAACCCGATGGCACGGCGTATCATCCAATCTGGTGGAAGTTCGTCGCATGATCATCGCCAACATCGGTATCGGTGCCTTGCCGATCCACGTTGCGCGCAGGGAAGTGGAGCGCGGGATGCTGTTCCAGTTGCCGCCCTATGAGGGCCTGCCGGTGGTGGATGTGCACCTGGTCTCAAATCCCAAGCGGCGCTTTTCCGAGGCCGAGGTCGAGTTTTTGCGTCTTTGCAGGGAGAAAATCTTCACCCTGCCCCTGTCGGAACGGACGTTCGGCTAG
- a CDS encoding transporter substrate-binding domain-containing protein — MINRRNLLKFVAATGTLVLASLSISAPVLADELDTIKEKGELRIAMSGAYPPFNFVNDANEVVGFDPSIGAEIAKRMGVDVKIITTAWDGIIGGLLANKYDAIVGSMTITDERAKVVDFVGPYYSTQRAIFTQKDSPIKDLAGLKDATLGVTLGETHEQWARDEGYKIRTYKGLPELMLELKSGRVDAIVNDRIAAMLAMKENGYDFVEVPVPAAEKYDQGIAIRKGNPELKAAMQKALEEVMADGTYLEIANKWVGGDIR; from the coding sequence ATGATCAACCGTCGCAACTTGTTGAAGTTTGTCGCAGCCACCGGCACCCTCGTGCTGGCAAGCCTTAGCATTTCCGCTCCGGTTCTCGCTGACGAACTCGATACCATCAAGGAAAAAGGCGAGCTTCGCATTGCCATGAGCGGGGCCTATCCTCCGTTCAACTTCGTCAACGATGCCAATGAAGTGGTCGGCTTCGACCCCTCGATCGGTGCAGAAATCGCCAAGCGTATGGGGGTGGATGTCAAGATCATCACGACCGCGTGGGACGGCATCATCGGTGGCCTGCTGGCCAACAAATATGACGCCATCGTCGGTTCCATGACCATCACCGACGAACGGGCGAAGGTTGTCGACTTCGTAGGCCCATACTACAGCACCCAGCGCGCGATCTTCACCCAGAAAGATTCGCCGATCAAGGATCTGGCCGGTCTCAAGGATGCCACGCTCGGCGTTACCCTTGGCGAAACCCATGAGCAGTGGGCCCGTGACGAAGGCTACAAGATCCGTACCTACAAGGGCCTGCCGGAGCTGATGCTCGAACTCAAGAGCGGCCGCGTCGACGCGATTGTCAACGACCGCATCGCCGCGATGTTGGCGATGAAGGAAAACGGCTATGACTTCGTCGAAGTGCCGGTGCCTGCAGCCGAGAAATATGACCAGGGCATTGCCATCCGCAAGGGCAACCCGGAGCTCAAGGCCGCCATGCAGAAGGCTCTTGAAGAGGTTATGGCCGACGGCACCTATCTCGAGATTGCCAACAAGTGGGTTGGCGGCGATATCCGCTAG
- a CDS encoding amino acid ABC transporter permease → MDIDLILRVYPHFLKAAVLTIELSVLTAILGLVCGSLGAVARLSRFQALRFLGAAYVSLFRGTPALIQLFLLYFGGPQIGIQLDAFEAGVIGLGVNIGAYMTETIRGAIISVHKGQKEAARTLGMSRWQATRYVILPQAFRLMVRPLGVNINALIKGTALVAAISVVELTYTAQRYIGSTYKPFEMFLLAGVLYMVIIYITGRGISWLDRKVRIQ, encoded by the coding sequence ATGGATATCGATCTCATCCTCCGGGTCTATCCCCATTTTCTCAAGGCGGCGGTACTGACCATCGAGCTGTCGGTGCTGACGGCGATACTGGGCCTTGTCTGCGGCTCACTGGGAGCTGTGGCGCGGTTGTCGCGCTTTCAGGCGCTGCGCTTCCTCGGAGCGGCCTATGTCAGCCTGTTTCGCGGCACCCCTGCCCTCATCCAGCTGTTCCTGCTCTATTTTGGCGGACCGCAGATCGGCATTCAGCTTGATGCCTTCGAGGCTGGCGTCATCGGGCTCGGCGTCAACATCGGCGCCTACATGACAGAAACCATTCGCGGCGCGATCATCTCGGTACACAAGGGCCAGAAGGAAGCAGCCAGAACGCTGGGCATGAGCCGCTGGCAGGCTACGCGCTACGTCATCCTGCCGCAGGCCTTTCGCCTGATGGTGCGTCCGCTCGGGGTCAACATCAACGCCCTCATCAAGGGCACGGCTCTGGTCGCCGCCATCTCGGTTGTCGAGCTCACCTACACGGCGCAGCGCTACATCGGCTCCACCTACAAGCCATTCGAGATGTTCCTGCTGGCCGGGGTTCTCTACATGGTCATCATCTATATAACCGGTCGCGGCATCAGCTGGCTCGACAGGAAGGTGCGGATCCAATGA
- a CDS encoding amino acid ABC transporter permease, whose protein sequence is MGLDFSVVPDFFDVILQGVFWTIAITVSAAVLSFFGGIFFAVIALYAPRAISWPMKGFEWLFMGTPLLLQLFLIYFGLIQIGIDLPAFVAGFVGLGLHFAVYNSELIQTAILAVDKGQMEAARTLGLSRGQALRYIVIPQAVRDVIPPIGNNMIALLKDSALVSVIGVSELTLSAQLAIGRTYRPFEFYAVVAVCYYIINMGMEAVLRRLERRVQASR, encoded by the coding sequence ATGGGACTTGATTTCTCGGTCGTACCCGACTTTTTCGACGTCATCCTGCAAGGCGTCTTCTGGACTATTGCCATCACCGTTTCCGCTGCGGTCCTCAGTTTCTTCGGCGGTATCTTCTTTGCCGTGATCGCCCTTTATGCCCCACGCGCCATCAGTTGGCCGATGAAGGGCTTCGAGTGGCTGTTCATGGGCACGCCGCTGCTGCTGCAGTTGTTCCTCATCTATTTCGGGCTGATCCAGATCGGCATCGATCTGCCTGCTTTTGTCGCAGGCTTCGTGGGGCTGGGATTGCATTTCGCGGTGTATAATTCCGAGCTGATCCAGACCGCCATTCTGGCCGTCGACAAGGGACAGATGGAAGCGGCACGGACCCTTGGCCTCAGCCGCGGGCAGGCCCTGCGCTACATCGTCATCCCACAGGCCGTGCGCGACGTCATTCCGCCGATCGGCAACAACATGATCGCGCTGTTGAAGGACTCGGCGCTGGTATCGGTGATCGGCGTAAGCGAGTTGACCCTGTCGGCGCAGCTGGCCATTGGCCGGACCTATCGCCCGTTTGAGTTCTACGCGGTCGTGGCGGTCTGCTACTACATCATCAATATGGGTATGGAAGCGGTGTTGCGTCGCCTCGAACGCCGCGTTCAAGCCTCCCGTTAA
- a CDS encoding amino acid ABC transporter ATP-binding protein — protein MTHHRPFVDICHAQKCYGELEVLKDISLQVNQKQIVAIIGPSGSGKSTLLRAINDLDPLTSGEVWLDGVQVNKLLPHTQYEKHINQIRQQIGMVFQHFNLFPHLTVRENITLAPKLLKGISDDEANALAEQQLEHVGLIDRIDYHPSQLSGGQKQRVAIARALAMKPKLMLFDEATSALDPELVEEVNQVMKMLAEEAMTMIIVTHEMGFAESVCDRVLFMDGGVVVEEGAPEVIFRNPTQERTKNFLRKHLEGVK, from the coding sequence ATGACGCACCACCGTCCCTTTGTCGATATCTGCCACGCCCAGAAGTGCTATGGCGAGCTGGAGGTTCTCAAGGATATCAGCCTTCAGGTCAACCAGAAGCAGATCGTGGCCATCATCGGCCCCAGCGGCTCGGGCAAGTCGACCCTGCTGCGCGCCATCAACGATCTCGACCCGCTCACCTCGGGCGAGGTCTGGCTTGATGGCGTACAGGTCAACAAGCTGTTGCCACACACGCAATATGAAAAGCATATCAACCAAATCCGCCAACAGATCGGCATGGTGTTCCAGCATTTCAACCTGTTCCCCCATTTGACGGTGAGAGAGAACATCACGCTGGCCCCCAAGCTGCTCAAGGGCATTTCGGATGATGAAGCCAATGCGCTGGCCGAACAGCAACTGGAGCATGTCGGCCTGATCGACCGGATCGACTATCATCCTTCCCAGCTCTCCGGCGGCCAGAAGCAGCGCGTTGCCATCGCGCGCGCGCTGGCCATGAAACCCAAGCTGATGCTGTTTGACGAAGCAACATCAGCCCTTGACCCGGAACTCGTGGAAGAGGTCAACCAGGTCATGAAAATGCTGGCTGAGGAAGCCATGACCATGATCATTGTCACCCATGAAATGGGCTTTGCCGAAAGCGTCTGCGATCGGGTCCTGTTCATGGACGGCGGTGTCGTCGTCGAGGAAGGTGCCCCTGAGGTAATCTTCCGCAATCCGACACAAGAAAGAACAAAGAATTTCCTTAGAAAACATCTTGAAGGCGTAAAATGA
- a CDS encoding aspartate aminotransferase family protein yields MSKEASHLFYQSRAPRPFLDRAEGIYMYDQSGKRYIDGSSGAMVSNIGHSNPNVLAAMKAQMDKSTFGYRLHFRTEPSEDLATMVAERMPGNLDRVFFVSGGSEAVESAIKLARQYAITQGQASRWKVISRFPSYHGSTFGALALTGYDPLARPFDPMMRDMPKIAAPACYLDRDNLSDEQRGLKYAELLRDEILRQGPETVLAFIMEPIGGASTGALVAPDSYYGRIAEICKEFGILLIYDEVMTGVGRTGAFLAANHWDIEPDIVAMSKGFAAGYAPLGAVVARETMVEALLDAGGFLHGYTYAGNPLACAAGVAVLREIDRLDLIGNCAAMGDLLKARLEGLMERYPFIGDVRGKGLLLAFELVSDKETMKPLPKEYNCYLELVEMAYERGLIIYSRRTRGGIEGDHFLVAPAMIVTASQIDEIMAILIDSLDALAAKYNLPVNAS; encoded by the coding sequence ATGAGCAAAGAAGCGTCTCACCTCTTCTATCAGTCCCGAGCCCCCCGTCCGTTTCTGGACCGCGCTGAAGGGATCTACATGTATGACCAGTCCGGCAAGCGCTATATCGATGGCTCTTCCGGTGCCATGGTTTCCAACATTGGCCATTCCAACCCCAATGTGCTGGCGGCCATGAAGGCCCAGATGGACAAGTCCACCTTCGGCTATCGCCTGCATTTCCGCACCGAACCCTCCGAGGATCTGGCGACGATGGTGGCCGAGCGGATGCCGGGCAACCTAGACCGGGTATTCTTTGTCTCCGGTGGCTCAGAAGCCGTGGAGAGCGCCATCAAGCTGGCGCGGCAATATGCGATCACACAAGGGCAAGCCAGCCGCTGGAAGGTGATCTCGCGCTTTCCGTCCTATCACGGCAGCACTTTCGGGGCACTGGCGCTCACCGGCTATGATCCGCTCGCCCGGCCGTTTGACCCGATGATGCGCGACATGCCAAAGATCGCCGCGCCTGCCTGCTACCTCGACCGGGACAATCTCAGCGACGAACAGCGCGGCCTCAAATATGCCGAGCTGCTGCGCGACGAGATCCTCAGGCAAGGCCCGGAAACCGTCCTTGCCTTCATCATGGAGCCGATTGGCGGCGCCTCTACCGGCGCGCTCGTCGCCCCGGACAGCTATTACGGGCGCATCGCGGAGATCTGCAAGGAATTCGGCATTCTCCTCATCTATGACGAGGTGATGACCGGTGTCGGGCGAACCGGCGCCTTCCTTGCGGCCAATCACTGGGATATTGAACCGGACATCGTGGCGATGTCCAAAGGCTTTGCCGCCGGCTATGCACCGCTCGGGGCCGTGGTTGCCCGCGAAACCATGGTCGAGGCGCTGCTGGACGCCGGCGGCTTCCTGCATGGCTACACCTATGCAGGCAACCCACTTGCCTGCGCTGCCGGTGTGGCGGTGCTCAGGGAAATCGACCGGCTCGACCTCATCGGCAATTGCGCCGCCATGGGCGACCTCCTCAAGGCACGCCTTGAAGGGTTGATGGAGCGCTATCCCTTCATCGGCGATGTCCGCGGCAAGGGCCTGTTGCTGGCCTTCGAGCTTGTCAGCGACAAGGAAACCATGAAGCCGCTGCCCAAGGAGTACAACTGCTATCTCGAGCTGGTGGAAATGGCCTATGAGCGCGGTCTGATCATCTATTCCCGGCGGACACGTGGTGGCATCGAGGGCGATCATTTCCTCGTGGCACCGGCAATGATCGTCACGGCATCGCAGATCGATGAAATCATGGCGATCCTCATCGACAGCCTTGATGCCCTCGCGGCAAAATACAATCTGCCCGTGAATGCCTCATGA
- a CDS encoding CoA transferase subunit A has protein sequence MRLPQKNRSIEEAVAHIGDGASIMVGGFGVPGTPFNLIAELVRQGQKDLTIIKNDANEAGMGIDHLLANGQVRKLIVTHLGLNAHAIDLMNRGVIEVEFCAQGILAERIRAGGAGLAGFISDIGIGTELAEGKQMVSLDGSDYVLETALRTDAALIHAERCDGFGNLCFAKTARNFSPLMAMAADCVIVQSRNCLPIGDLDPDAIHTPGPFVDHVVALDQLHKEYAIVRR, from the coding sequence ATGAGACTGCCGCAGAAAAACCGATCCATCGAGGAGGCCGTCGCCCATATCGGCGACGGAGCCTCGATCATGGTGGGCGGGTTCGGGGTGCCCGGAACCCCGTTCAACCTGATTGCCGAACTGGTGCGTCAGGGCCAGAAGGATCTGACCATCATCAAGAATGACGCCAACGAGGCAGGCATGGGCATCGACCATCTACTGGCCAATGGTCAGGTGCGCAAGCTCATCGTCACCCACCTCGGCCTCAATGCCCACGCCATAGACCTGATGAACCGGGGTGTCATCGAGGTTGAATTCTGTGCTCAGGGCATTCTGGCCGAACGGATCCGGGCTGGAGGCGCCGGTCTTGCCGGCTTCATCTCGGACATCGGCATCGGCACAGAGCTTGCCGAGGGCAAGCAGATGGTCTCGCTCGACGGCAGTGACTATGTGCTGGAAACTGCCCTGCGCACTGATGCCGCGCTCATACATGCGGAACGGTGCGACGGGTTTGGCAACCTCTGCTTTGCCAAGACAGCACGCAACTTCAGCCCGCTGATGGCAATGGCTGCCGATTGCGTCATTGTCCAGAGCCGCAATTGCCTGCCGATCGGCGATCTTGATCCGGACGCCATTCACACACCCGGGCCGTTTGTCGATCATGTGGTTGCCCTCGATCAGTTGCACAAGGAATATGCCATTGTCCGACGCTAG
- a CDS encoding 3-oxoacid CoA-transferase subunit B translates to MSDARERLVARAARDVQPGMLVNLGIGLPTRVVNFLPTGMEVGLHTENGLVGVGPTMDYDHADCDLIDAGGAYISALPGGAFIDSATSFAIVRSGRLDLTMLGAFEVAQNGDLANWKIPGKFSPGVGGGIELAQKAAHVMVLTTHTDRKGNPKLLERCTLPLTAIGSVERIFTDMAVVDVTPQGFALRELAEGISVAEVKSATGAPLMIPDGDIPTF, encoded by the coding sequence TTGTCCGACGCTAGAGAGAGATTGGTCGCCCGCGCTGCCCGCGACGTCCAACCAGGCATGCTGGTCAATCTCGGGATTGGCCTTCCAACCCGTGTGGTCAATTTCCTGCCGACCGGCATGGAGGTTGGCCTTCATACCGAAAACGGTCTCGTCGGCGTTGGCCCGACCATGGACTATGACCACGCCGATTGCGATCTCATCGACGCTGGCGGTGCCTATATCAGCGCCCTGCCCGGCGGTGCCTTCATCGATAGCGCCACGTCCTTTGCCATCGTCCGGTCTGGACGGCTGGATCTGACGATGCTTGGGGCCTTCGAAGTGGCACAGAATGGCGATCTCGCCAACTGGAAGATTCCGGGCAAATTCTCCCCCGGCGTTGGCGGTGGCATCGAGCTGGCCCAGAAGGCCGCCCATGTGATGGTGCTGACGACCCACACCGACCGCAAGGGCAATCCCAAACTGCTCGAGCGCTGCACGCTGCCGCTGACGGCAATAGGATCAGTCGAGCGCATTTTCACCGACATGGCGGTGGTCGATGTGACACCACAAGGCTTTGCCTTGCGCGAATTGGCCGAGGGGATATCTGTTGCCGAGGTCAAATCCGCGACCGGAGCGCCACTGATGATCCCGGATGGTGACATCCCGACCTTCTGA